A section of the Primulina eburnea isolate SZY01 chromosome 1, ASM2296580v1, whole genome shotgun sequence genome encodes:
- the LOC140822366 gene encoding lysM domain receptor-like kinase 3, producing the protein MQYIKFWYVLVKQPKNNLLINAPRSKVRTPPLHRPAAAAESVSAPFHYPFPVAFLPMLFSLCQSKKKMRKQVIEHESLHSRSALSPSSRKSKKTLQNSSSTPLDSSNTSNFILPSTASTSTFNKESWKSSASSRYSLSGIRESVLPEQPHVYELREISAATNNFLLKPHSSSSSSTAWRCSIRDQPVIIFQRRFRRQMDTSQLVERLSVVCRGHHSSLVKLKGASISGSYIYLVYEYVQGASLAVCLRNAKNPSFTVLSNWMSRVRVASDIAHGLDYVHNSTGLGFDFVHNHIHSSSIIIEEPLLNAKICHFGTAELCGEVIRVNERKEELKRSNSKSRKFEGTRGYMAPEFQTSGIVTRKCDVYAFGVVILELLSGMEALRYIVDEESGGYVRISVVEAAREAMEGGGGGIRMWVDRRLNDSYPVEVVEKLTRLALDCVVDDPEMRPEMGNVVGRISQMFLESQNWSERMGAVTDITISIAPRWFVLGIFRGTEMH; encoded by the exons ATGCAATATATAAAGTTTTGGTATGTGTTAGTAAAGCAACCCAAGAATAATCTACTAATCAACGCACCCCGTTCCAAGGTGCGTACTCCACCTCTCCACCGCCCCGCCGCCGCCGCGGAATCTGTCTCCGCCCCTTTTCACTACCCCTTTCCTGTTGCTTTTCTGCCAATGCTTTTCTCTCTGTGTCAATCCAAGAAGAAAATGCGGAAACAGGTAATTGAACACGAATCCCTACATTCACGCTCTGCTCTATCGCCATCATCAAGAAAATCCAAGAAAACACTTCAAAATTCTTCATCCACGCCTTTAGATTCAAGCAACACCAGCAATTTCATACTCCCGAGCACGGCGTCTACCTCAACCTTCAACAAAGAATCATGGAAATCCTCTGCTTCCAGCCGATATTCTCTGTCCGGAATCCGCGAATCCGTCCTCCCCGAACAGCCCCACGTGTACGAATTGCGAGAAATTTCCGCAGCCACCAATAATTTCTTGCTGAAGCCACATtcttcctcctcctcctccaccgccTGGCGCTGCAGCATTCGCGATCAGCCTGTGATCATATTTCAGCGTAGGTTCCGCAGGCAGATGGACACGTCTCAGCTCGTAGAACGGCTTTCGGTGGTTTGCCGGGGGCATCACTCCAGTTTGGTAAAGTTGAAAGGCGCCTCCATATCTGGTAGTTACATATATTTGGTGTACGAATATGTCCAAGGTGCTAGTCTTGCTGTTTGTTTGAGAAATGCCAAAAATCCTAGTTTTACTGTTCTATCTAACTGGATGTCTCGTGTTCGTGTTGCATCTGATATTGCCCATGGTTTGGATTATGTTCATAACTCCACGGGATTAGGATTCGATTTTGTTCATAATCATATACATAGTAGTAGCATTATTATTGAAGAACCGTTATTGAATGCAAAGATTTGCCATTTCGGCACCGCGGAGCTTTGTGGTGAGGTAATTAGAGTTAATGAGAGAAAAGAAGAATTGAAGAGATCGAACAGTAAGAGTAGGAAGTTTGAGGGGACAAGAGGGTACATGGCTCCTGAGTTTCAGACAAGCGGGATAGTGACACGAAAGTGTGATGTGTATGCTTTCGGGGTCGTGATTCTTGAATTGTTATCTGGGATGGAGGCATTGAGGTATATAGTTGACGAGGAGAGTGGAGGGTATGTGAGGATATCAGTGGTGGAGGCGGCTAGGGAGGCTATGGAGGGTGGTGGTGGTGGGATTAGGATGTGGGTTGATAGGAGGTTGAATGACTCTTACCCAGTGGAGGTGGTGGAGAAATTGACACGTCTGGCGTTGGATTGTGTGGTTGATGATCCTGAAATGCGGCCGGAAATGGGTAATGTGGTGGGTCGGATTTCACAAATGTTCTTAGAATCACAGAACTGGTCTGAGAGGATGGGTGCGGTAACAGATATTACAATTTCTATAGCACCACG ATGGTTTGTATTGGGGATATTCAGAGGAACAGAAATGCATTGA